The following are encoded together in the Hemicordylus capensis ecotype Gifberg chromosome 4, rHemCap1.1.pri, whole genome shotgun sequence genome:
- the C4H1orf116 gene encoding specifically androgen-regulated gene protein isoform X1 gives MRRCDVNLTNDARRCKQKETNCRELGFGNHFQKRDYWLSAYFRARKTENNPKKSRKNKRTLGSSSLLPCLFCDMPKKDLWIADPDPTAIVGSAGSCDSMISNDSSPSEMSDGGYDFLSVEEKECLMFLEETLDSLDTEADSGLSTDDSECAEPSKHPRTWPTRDIPKELDNENLGKHRKTEQKSKKSLSGSVPFVTPGCLSFPKVASISHVPQTSKASSVETASKAADPKALPQMHLTSGGPPKHGNVDMPNDQPNRSTQIKTSDLELVVIPPPEPFQDWEKGHSKERREPPLLSKDAENGTPYHSEVKKNTVVKDGYKTAQQQLSPEKMELGKEAILNPVSPKSSKRSEEIISAQDDYQKPTLEEATLDSNSKQGPPTAPKPRKLPPNIILKTSKSNAVSLNVDPSHKIKVLAPSNGRPRAATGDFSMERAHCLQKEQGKARREALEKLGLPLDKEKKTEEYMARNSAYPKPTDTPRTSSRESINVDDFTLNKKPDQPHDQIGEKGIHPSEINSPGIKQMNVKSNTLERSGVGLSSYISSTSEDQNVKNSGSLGKTSFFDKFTPNFLRSNRPRPASLGMGKDFTDLKENRMHSFEQEKNDKRRSYPLQNPSKLPRPSCVSVKITPKGATDENRREALKKLGLLKE, from the exons agcaagaaaaacagaaaacaatccTAAGAAGAGCAGGAAAAATAAAAG AACTCTTGGGTCATCTTCACTGCTGCCTTGTCTGTTCTGTGATATGCCTAAAAAGGACTTGTGGATAGCTGACCCAGATCCCACAGCAATTGTTGGTAGTGCAGGCAGCTGTGACAGCATGATCAGCAACGACTCCAGCCCATCTGAAATG AGTGACGGTGGTTATGACTTCTTATCAGTGGAGGAAAAAGAATGTCTTATGTTCCTTGAAGAAACATTAGATTCTCTGGATACCGAAGCAGACAGTGGGCTTTCTACAGATGATTCTGAGTGTGCTGAGCCTTCCAAGCATCCACGGACATGGCCTACAAGAGACATTCCCAAAG AGCTGGATAACGAAAATCTTGGGAAGCACAGAAAAACTGAACAAAAGAGCAAAAAATCTCTCTCTGGTTCTGTTCCTTTTGTCACCCCAGGATGCCTCAGCTTTCCAAAGGTTGCCAGCATAAGCCATGTTCCCCAAACATCCAAGGCTTCCTCTGTTGAAACAGCCTCTAAAGCTGCTGATCCAAAAGCTTTGCCTCAGATGCATCTCACTTCAGGGGGGCCTCCTAAGCATGGAAATGTGGACATGCCAAATGACCAGCCCAATAGAAGTACGCAGATAAAAACTTCTGATTTGGAATTGGTAGTTATTCCACCCCCTGAACCATTCCAGGACTGGGAGAAGGGCCATTCCAAAGAGAGACGAGAGCCACCACTTCTTAGTAAGGATGCTGAAAATGGGACACCTTATCACTCTGAAGTTAAGAAGAATACTGTTGTAAAGGATGGGTATAAGactgctcagcagcagctttcACCAGAGAAGATGGAACTTGGGAAGGAAGCCATTCTGAATCCTGTGTCTCCCAAAAGTAGCAAGAGGTCTGAAGAAATTATCAGTGCTCAAGATGATTATCAAAAACCTACACTGGAAGAAGCTACCCTAGATTCTAACTCCAAGCAGGGTCCTCCCACTGCACCAAAGCCCAGGAAACTGCCACCAAATATTATCCTCAAAACTAGCAAAAGTAATGCTGTGTCACTCAATGTAGACCCCAGTCACAAGATAAAGGTGCTGGCTCCATCAAATGGCAGACCCAGAGCTGCAACTGGTGATTTTTCCATGGAAAGGGCACACTGTCTACAAAAAGAACAGGGGAAAGCTAGGCGGGAGGCTCTCGAGAAACTGGGTCTCCCACTAGATAAAGAGAAGAAAACAGAGGAATACATGGCCAGAAATTCTGCCTACCCAAAACCAACAGACACTCCAAGGACTAGCAGCAGGGAAAGCATAAATGTGGATGACTTCACTCTTAATAAGAAGCCTGACCAACCCCATGACCAAATTGGTGAGAAAGGAATCCACCCATCTGAAATTAATAGTCCTGGTATCAAACAGATGAATGTCAAATCCAACACACTAGAGCGTTCAGGTGTGGGTCTGAGCAGTTATATCTCTTCTACCAGTGAGGACCAGAATGTTAAGAACAGTGGTTCCCTTGGCAAAACCTCCTTTTTTGACAAGTTTACTCCAAATTTTCTCAGGAGCAACCGGCCACGCCCAGCTTCCCTTGGAATGGGGAAAGACTTCACTGATCTGAAGGAAAACCGGATGCATAGTTTCGAGCAGGAGAAAAATGACAAGCGAAGATCGTATCCACTTCAGAACCCATCTAAGCTTCCCAGGCCATCTTGTGTCAGTGTAAAAATCACCCCTAAGGGTGCGACAGATGAGAACAGAAGGGAGGCTCTGAAGAAGCTTGGCCTGTTGAAAGAGTAA
- the C4H1orf116 gene encoding specifically androgen-regulated gene protein isoform X2: MPKKDLWIADPDPTAIVGSAGSCDSMISNDSSPSEMSDGGYDFLSVEEKECLMFLEETLDSLDTEADSGLSTDDSECAEPSKHPRTWPTRDIPKELDNENLGKHRKTEQKSKKSLSGSVPFVTPGCLSFPKVASISHVPQTSKASSVETASKAADPKALPQMHLTSGGPPKHGNVDMPNDQPNRSTQIKTSDLELVVIPPPEPFQDWEKGHSKERREPPLLSKDAENGTPYHSEVKKNTVVKDGYKTAQQQLSPEKMELGKEAILNPVSPKSSKRSEEIISAQDDYQKPTLEEATLDSNSKQGPPTAPKPRKLPPNIILKTSKSNAVSLNVDPSHKIKVLAPSNGRPRAATGDFSMERAHCLQKEQGKARREALEKLGLPLDKEKKTEEYMARNSAYPKPTDTPRTSSRESINVDDFTLNKKPDQPHDQIGEKGIHPSEINSPGIKQMNVKSNTLERSGVGLSSYISSTSEDQNVKNSGSLGKTSFFDKFTPNFLRSNRPRPASLGMGKDFTDLKENRMHSFEQEKNDKRRSYPLQNPSKLPRPSCVSVKITPKGATDENRREALKKLGLLKE; the protein is encoded by the exons ATGCCTAAAAAGGACTTGTGGATAGCTGACCCAGATCCCACAGCAATTGTTGGTAGTGCAGGCAGCTGTGACAGCATGATCAGCAACGACTCCAGCCCATCTGAAATG AGTGACGGTGGTTATGACTTCTTATCAGTGGAGGAAAAAGAATGTCTTATGTTCCTTGAAGAAACATTAGATTCTCTGGATACCGAAGCAGACAGTGGGCTTTCTACAGATGATTCTGAGTGTGCTGAGCCTTCCAAGCATCCACGGACATGGCCTACAAGAGACATTCCCAAAG AGCTGGATAACGAAAATCTTGGGAAGCACAGAAAAACTGAACAAAAGAGCAAAAAATCTCTCTCTGGTTCTGTTCCTTTTGTCACCCCAGGATGCCTCAGCTTTCCAAAGGTTGCCAGCATAAGCCATGTTCCCCAAACATCCAAGGCTTCCTCTGTTGAAACAGCCTCTAAAGCTGCTGATCCAAAAGCTTTGCCTCAGATGCATCTCACTTCAGGGGGGCCTCCTAAGCATGGAAATGTGGACATGCCAAATGACCAGCCCAATAGAAGTACGCAGATAAAAACTTCTGATTTGGAATTGGTAGTTATTCCACCCCCTGAACCATTCCAGGACTGGGAGAAGGGCCATTCCAAAGAGAGACGAGAGCCACCACTTCTTAGTAAGGATGCTGAAAATGGGACACCTTATCACTCTGAAGTTAAGAAGAATACTGTTGTAAAGGATGGGTATAAGactgctcagcagcagctttcACCAGAGAAGATGGAACTTGGGAAGGAAGCCATTCTGAATCCTGTGTCTCCCAAAAGTAGCAAGAGGTCTGAAGAAATTATCAGTGCTCAAGATGATTATCAAAAACCTACACTGGAAGAAGCTACCCTAGATTCTAACTCCAAGCAGGGTCCTCCCACTGCACCAAAGCCCAGGAAACTGCCACCAAATATTATCCTCAAAACTAGCAAAAGTAATGCTGTGTCACTCAATGTAGACCCCAGTCACAAGATAAAGGTGCTGGCTCCATCAAATGGCAGACCCAGAGCTGCAACTGGTGATTTTTCCATGGAAAGGGCACACTGTCTACAAAAAGAACAGGGGAAAGCTAGGCGGGAGGCTCTCGAGAAACTGGGTCTCCCACTAGATAAAGAGAAGAAAACAGAGGAATACATGGCCAGAAATTCTGCCTACCCAAAACCAACAGACACTCCAAGGACTAGCAGCAGGGAAAGCATAAATGTGGATGACTTCACTCTTAATAAGAAGCCTGACCAACCCCATGACCAAATTGGTGAGAAAGGAATCCACCCATCTGAAATTAATAGTCCTGGTATCAAACAGATGAATGTCAAATCCAACACACTAGAGCGTTCAGGTGTGGGTCTGAGCAGTTATATCTCTTCTACCAGTGAGGACCAGAATGTTAAGAACAGTGGTTCCCTTGGCAAAACCTCCTTTTTTGACAAGTTTACTCCAAATTTTCTCAGGAGCAACCGGCCACGCCCAGCTTCCCTTGGAATGGGGAAAGACTTCACTGATCTGAAGGAAAACCGGATGCATAGTTTCGAGCAGGAGAAAAATGACAAGCGAAGATCGTATCCACTTCAGAACCCATCTAAGCTTCCCAGGCCATCTTGTGTCAGTGTAAAAATCACCCCTAAGGGTGCGACAGATGAGAACAGAAGGGAGGCTCTGAAGAAGCTTGGCCTGTTGAAAGAGTAA